A stretch of the Tachysurus fulvidraco isolate hzauxx_2018 chromosome 18, HZAU_PFXX_2.0, whole genome shotgun sequence genome encodes the following:
- the LOC113658472 gene encoding calmodulin-regulated spectrin-associated protein 3 isoform X1, producing MVDSVPEIRPLERYEPNRAKTCASLRWLLCKAFGSSDDVPADLSESIPSDQDGDAVGVALECLLLSCELYSRTYLSVQQRNTHSQTHSHTHSHKDLLQLLQQHSAPPIHTQTHTPVTDTELSSKPINMAAHLALIDSLMSLAAMETVSVVKMAKEAEQFGDGSSWENSLLFWINKLNQKLRESTETEEGQKTQRCTDLQPLQPSCPSRWYWKLVPHAIAFCLKESGKKPPVIRYRKDKVRSKQTPTFSVVSGVQDLSNGCAIAATVHFYCPQILPLEEVCLKDTMSVADSLYNLQLIREFCNDHLQGCCPLGFEDLLYAPPILWVNIMCFLAELLAVFEVQKPDIVKPVHSLDLTDASDLKDCTSPINGNSGSQFLLKQPLLSLTSPVSSNGGTDGRGWGKKQISRPFSAVAFSIPFPLDSDVDVVMGNPLFRSVSTDSLTMATNPALYSPPEDLSKLIGQAPLGELPAIEEALQVIHTVRNEPRQRPEGAPAGFFLHSHDKDETRLSSSAPCRSGMMYRPISGEGISDRRPTGCSKDSDMPEDLGTPTNGPTGGQMTSFAERRKRLPESPGASRVLGSEEPSSPGMMSPVGTAEAEELGAQLEEKRKAIESQKRRIEAIFTKHRQRLGKSAFLQLQRQQGEGGNGVKEEADSLSLDERLNKMEEALQKEEDKEKEEDKRKKDKKKDEEIEERDREQNVKLPPKLEKQVTFSLEPEKVPEKEPPLVEYNEAVSKLTSALQALQKDMQRLTEQQQKLMGKKTSASSSSKTLPLKTIPSPSKAWVIPASPKIAATPPRLSRESTRDLSPSGSPSRQSDLKSPKTSKNSTRKLYNNSPPPKSPKRQHPSRPSDLGFQPLTRVLSPLQNVDTLPHLRRVSPSQCQVQTNSTLRIGGPRTPQEPESQPQQQSAQESAESESASSDEHTPIFSLELEPTDPAPPPAVECAASVCAGSSSGAPSECSFLSDVLVSASLRQEEGETDQEQLDIFSSDSMSDHTETESRAGVSFYFKEEGLSEEEMALKRALLLERQQRRAEEIKKRRERQEQENPSHLSSTDSLLQYVTPSLSQSLPTTYPPPLPPQTANTPRTPQATPPGTPQRRGGFTKAEYERRHQLKIMADLERALKQKPAQRSNKKHTHSPRKEKKVEQQNLVQPNGPLPPDKATSTSDSTSKLMSPGLLSNQNGEKDWENGCNGSSPAEYTGPKLFKEPSLKSNKFIIHNALSRCCLAGKVNESQKNKIVEEMEKSSANHFLILLRDSNCQFRAIYTLDGQSGEMQRLCGVGPRTIPCSSVEAIYKYNSDRKQFSTLPSRTVSMSVDAFTISAQLWQSKKQSTPKKTATPK from the exons atgGTGGACTCGGTACCGGAGATCAGGCCTCTGGAGCGCTATGAGCCGAACCGAGCCAAAACCTGCGCCAGTCTCCGGTGGCTCCTGTGCAAAGCGTTCGGTTCCTCAG ATGATGTTCCAGCAGATCTGAGTGAATCTATACCTAGTGATCAGGATGGTGATGCAGTGGGCGTGGCTCTGGAGTGCCTCCTGCTGTCCTGTGAGCTGTACTCTCGCACATATCTGTCTGTCCAGCAGCgaaacacacactcgcaaacacactcacacacacactcgcacaaagACCTGCTGCAGCTactccagcagcacagtgcacCACcaatacacactcaaacacacacaccggtcACGGACACTGAACTGTCAAGCAAACCTATCAacatg GCAGCTCATTTGGCCCTGATAGATTCCCTGATGTCACTGGCTGCCATGGAGACGGTCAGCGTGGTAAAGATGGCCAAGGAGGCGGAGCAGTTTGGGGATGGAAGCAGCTGGGAAAACTCACTCCTGTTCTGGATCAACAAG ttgAATCAAAAGttgagagagagcacagagactGAAGAGGGTCAGAAGACACAACGCTGCACAGATCTCCAACCTCTTCAACCATCT TGTCCATCACGCTGGTACTGGAAGCTGGTTCCA CATGCCATCGCTTTTTGTTTGAAGGAGTCGGGGAAAAAACCTCCAGTG ATCCGCTACAGAAAGGACAAGGTGCGATCTAAACAGACTCCCACCTTTTCAGTCGTGTCTGGAGTGCAAGATCTGTCCAACGGCTGTGCCATCGCTGCTACCGTACACTTCTACTGCCCCCAGATTTTGCCCCTAGAAG aaGTTTGTCTGAAGGACACCATGTCAGTAGCAGACAGCTTATATAATCTGCAGTTGATTAGAGAGTTTTGCAATGACCACCTGCAAGGCTGCTGCCCACTAGGTTTTGAGGACCTACTGTATGCCCCGCCCATATTATGG GTGAACATCATGTGCTTCTTGGCTGAGCTCCTTGCTGTGTTTGAAGTGCAAAAACCTGATATAGTCAAGCCAGTGCACAGCTTGGACCTGACAG ATGCCTCTGATTTAAAGGACTGCACCAGCCCTATCAATGGCAATAG TGGATCACAGTTCCTGCTTAAGCAACCCCTCTTATCATTGACATCCCCAGTTTCTTCTAATGGTGGAACAG ATGGCCGAGGCTGGGGTAAAAAACAGATCAG TCGTCCTTTCTCTGCTGTGGCTTTTAGCATTCCTTTTCCTCTGGACAGTGATGTGGATGTCGTAATGGGCAATCCTCTGTTCCGGTCAGTTAGCACTGACAGCctcaccatggcaacaaacCCTGCTTTGTACTCACCTCCTGAAGATCTGAGTAAGCTGATAGGTCAGGCTCCGCTGGGGGAGTTGCCTGCTATTGAGGAGGCACTGCAAGTCATTCACACAGTGCGGAATGAACCACGTCAGCGTCCAGAGGGGGCACCAGCTGGTTTCTTCCTCCACTCCCATGATAAGGATGAGACCAGACTGAGCAGCTCTGCCCCGTGCCGTTCTGGGATGATGTACAGACCAATCAGTGGGGAAGGAATTAGTGACAGAAGGCCAACAGGTTGTTCCAAAGATTCTGACATGCCAGAAGACCTTGGAACACCCACCAATGGACCAACAGGAGGCCAAATGACAAGTTTCGCTGAGCGTAGGAAAAGGCTTCCAGAGTCTCCGGGGGCTTCTAGGGTCCTGGGCTCAGAGGAACCTTCAAGCCCAGGGATGATGAGCCCTGTTGGCACAGCGGAGGCTGAGGAGCTAGGGGCACAATTGGAGGAAAAACGCAAAGCCATTGAATCACAGAAGAGACGGATAGAGGCAATCTTTACAAAGCACAGACAGAGACTCGGCAAGAGCGCCTTCCTACAACTGCAACGGCAACAAGGGGAAGGAGGAAATGGAGTCAAAGAAGAGGCAGATTCACTTAGTCTAGATGAAAGACTTAATAAAATGGAGGAAGCGCTTCAAAAAGAGGAAGATaaggagaaagaggaagacaagagaaagaaagacaagaaaaaagacGAGGAAATAgaagagagggacagagaacAAAATGTCAAACTGCCACCCAAACTGGAGAAGCAGGTGACATTCTCATTGGAGCCGGAGAAGGTGCCTGAGAAAGAGCCACCACTGGTTGAATACAACGAGGCAGTGTCCAAGCTAACCTCTGCCTTGCAAGCACTACAGAAGGATATGCAGCGTCTCACAGAACAGCAACAGAAGCTTATGGGAAAGAAAACATCAGCATCTTCATCATCCAAAACCCTGCCACTTAAAACAATCCCATCTCCAAGCAAAGCATGGGTCATACCAGCAAGTCCAAAAATCGCAGCCACACCCCCTCGTCTCTCACGTGAATCCACCCGTGACCTTTCACCCTCAGGGTCACCATCACGTCAAAGTGACCTTAAATCACCTAAAACATCCAAAAACTCCACTCGTAAGCTTTATAACAACTCCCCTCCTCCTAAGAGCCCCAAACGACAGCACCCCAGCCGTCCCAGTGACCTTGGTTTCCAGCCCCTCACCCGTGTCCTCTCACCTCTCCAGAATGTTGACACACTACCCCACCTTCGACGTGTTTCTCCCAGTCAATGTCAGGTGCAGACCAACTCCACCCTTCGAATCGGAGGTCCACGAACACCCCAGGAGCCTGAAAGTCAACCCCAACAGCAATCAGCCCAAGAGAGTGCAGAGTCTGAATCTGCTTCCAGCGACGAGCACACTCCAATTTTCAGTCTGGAACTGGAGCCCACTGACCCTGCACCACCCCCTGCTG TGGAATGTGCTGCGAGTGTTTGTGCTGGCAGTAGCTCTGGAGCACCCTCTGAGTGCTCATTTCTCAGCGATGTGCTTGTCAGCGCCTCACTGAGGCaggaggagggagagacagatcAGGAGCAGCTTGACATCTTCTCCTCTGACTCTATGAGTGACCACACGGAGACAGAGAGCAGAGCAGGGGTCAGCTTCTACTTTAAG gaggaaGGTTTGTCAGAGGAGGAGATGGCACTTAAGAGAGCTTTGTTACTAGAGCGACAGCAAAGACGggcagaagaaataaagaaacggagagagagacaggagcaggagaacccgag CCATCTGTCTTCTACAGACAGTCTGCTCCAGTATGTGACTCCATCCCTTTCCCAGTCTCTGCCCACCACATATCCTCCTCCACTGCCACCCCAGACTGCAAACACCCCTAGGACACCTCAGGCCACACCCCCCGGGACACCACAAAGGCGTGGGGGGTTCACAAAGGCAGAGTATGAGCGAAGACACCAGCTGAAGATAATGGCTGATCTGGAGAGGGCGCTGAAGCAGAAACCGGCACAACGCAgcaacaagaaacacacacactcaccacgcAAGGAGaaaaaag TCGAACAGCAGAACCTTGTCCAGCCCAATGGACCCCTGCCTCCAGACAAAGCCACCAG CACCTCTGACTCCACCTCTAAATTGATGTCACCTGGACTTCTatccaatcagaatggagagaAGGACTGGGAAAATGGCTGCAATGGTTCTTCTCCAGCAGAATATACTG GACCCAAATTGTTCAAAGAGCCAAGTTTAAAATCCAACAAGTTCATCATCCACAATGCTCTGTCACGCTGCTGCCTTGCAGGAAAGGTCAACGAGAGTCAGAAGAACAAGATTGTTGAG GAAATGGAGAAAAGCTCAGCCAACCacttcctcatcctccttcgTGATTCTAACTGTCAGTTCCGTGCTATCTATACGTTGGATGGCCAGTCAGGTGAGATGCAGAGGCTGTGTGGTGTCGGCCCTCGGACGATTCCCTGCTCTTCGGTGGAGGCCATTTACAAGTACAACTCGGACAGGAAGCAGTTCAGCACGCTGCCATCTCGCACCGTCAGCATGAGTGTGGACGCCTTCACTATTTCTGCTCAGTTATGGCAAAGCAAGAAACAAAGCACACCTAAAAAAACAGCCACTCCTAAATAG